A single window of Magnetococcus marinus MC-1 DNA harbors:
- a CDS encoding DUF2934 domain-containing protein has product MMSQYKPSNVEQLAYQIWEERGCPQGEDMAHWLEAEQLLQSEAQEGEASGEGDVSGEGEAKKSAAKKAASTPKKSAAAKPAAAKSATAKPAAAKSATAKPAAAKSATAKPAAAKSATAKPAAAKSATAKKPATKSETQAG; this is encoded by the coding sequence ATGATGAGCCAGTATAAACCGAGTAATGTTGAACAGTTAGCCTATCAAATCTGGGAGGAACGTGGTTGTCCTCAGGGTGAAGATATGGCCCATTGGTTAGAAGCCGAGCAGCTGCTTCAGTCCGAGGCCCAAGAGGGTGAGGCGTCGGGCGAGGGCGATGTGTCGGGTGAGGGCGAGGCCAAAAAATCTGCCGCCAAAAAAGCCGCCAGCACCCCTAAAAAATCTGCCGCTGCCAAGCCTGCCGCAGCCAAGAGCGCCACGGCCAAGCCTGCCGCAGCCAAGAGCGCCACGGCCAAGCCTGCCGCAGCCAAGAGCGCCACGGCCAAGCCTGCCGCAGCCAAGAGCGCCACGGCCAAGCCTGCCGCAGCCAAGAGCGCCACGGCCAAAAAGCCAGCAACGAAGAGCGAGACCCAGGCCGGTTGA
- the malQ gene encoding 4-alpha-glucanotransferase — MCRYPCTGVDIAIVVGAEMVDEALEWVLVDEAGHIIPGKVVPSDMPLDGERLVDGQHLERRIFHLYQKLEVGYYRFELHGAGLPDGDFASMRLVVAPSRCYLPKALEKNDGRIWGFSPQLYALRSQRNWGIGDFEDLKQLVEITASHGGGIIGLNPLHTLFLTRPEQVSPYSPNSRHYVNPLYIAPEQVPEMESCEEAQIRLNSPGVRRLLNKLRESEMVDYVEVSALKLSIMRLLYGVFRDKHMTPDKSCVTSPRGLQFRAFVKAGGDALMRLAVFNALSVQFAQTGEDVGGWRSWPTPYRRPDSPEVRRFMQEQEEEVFFYLYLYWIADTQLQEAKASAQQQGMPVGLYADMALGVDPDGADFWNEQSAYAGDMRIGAPADLFNPKGQNWGLPPFDPRALRAQGYQPFIDALRNTMRHAGAIRLDHVMSLARLFWVPVGAPATEGGYVRYPVEDLLGLVALESQRNQCTVIGEALGTVPEGFREKLAENGILSYRLLYFERAEEGRFLQPHEFNTRSLVAATTHDLPTFSGFWEGVDLAVKEQLDLYPNEEMAVRFRGERVHDKMKLREALQQVGIPLTEQFEQADATPELIEAVYRMLARTPAHLLMVQLEDVLQQKEQVNLPGTVNEHPNWRRKLPADLEALVQDPRFKGLTKMLNSERPPL, encoded by the coding sequence ATGTGCCGTTATCCTTGCACAGGGGTGGATATCGCCATTGTGGTGGGCGCCGAGATGGTGGATGAGGCGTTGGAGTGGGTGTTGGTGGATGAAGCGGGGCATATCATTCCTGGCAAAGTGGTGCCCAGTGATATGCCGTTGGATGGTGAGCGCTTGGTGGATGGGCAGCATCTGGAGCGGCGTATATTCCATCTCTATCAAAAGCTTGAGGTTGGCTATTATCGGTTTGAATTGCATGGGGCGGGTCTGCCCGATGGCGATTTTGCCAGCATGCGCTTGGTGGTGGCTCCGTCGCGCTGTTATCTACCCAAAGCGTTGGAGAAAAATGATGGGCGCATCTGGGGCTTTAGTCCCCAACTCTATGCACTGCGCTCTCAGCGTAACTGGGGCATTGGTGATTTTGAGGATCTCAAGCAGTTGGTGGAGATAACCGCCAGTCATGGGGGCGGGATTATTGGTTTGAACCCGCTGCACACCCTGTTTTTGACCCGACCGGAGCAGGTTAGTCCTTATTCGCCCAACAGTCGGCACTATGTTAATCCACTCTATATTGCACCCGAGCAGGTGCCGGAAATGGAGTCGTGTGAAGAGGCCCAGATCCGCCTTAACTCGCCTGGGGTGCGGCGCCTGCTGAACAAGTTACGTGAGTCGGAGATGGTGGATTATGTCGAGGTGTCGGCATTGAAGCTCTCGATCATGCGGCTGCTTTATGGGGTGTTTCGTGATAAGCATATGACCCCGGATAAGAGCTGTGTAACCAGCCCCCGGGGTTTGCAGTTCAGAGCCTTTGTCAAGGCGGGGGGTGACGCCCTTATGCGGTTGGCGGTGTTTAACGCATTATCGGTCCAGTTCGCCCAAACCGGCGAGGATGTCGGAGGCTGGCGCTCCTGGCCCACCCCCTACCGCCGTCCGGATTCCCCCGAGGTCAGGCGTTTTATGCAAGAGCAAGAGGAGGAGGTGTTTTTCTACCTCTACCTCTACTGGATTGCTGACACCCAGTTACAAGAGGCCAAAGCGAGCGCACAACAGCAGGGCATGCCGGTAGGTCTCTACGCCGATATGGCGCTGGGGGTTGACCCGGATGGGGCCGATTTCTGGAATGAACAGAGCGCCTATGCGGGGGATATGCGCATCGGTGCGCCAGCGGATCTGTTTAATCCCAAGGGGCAAAACTGGGGGCTGCCACCCTTTGACCCCCGTGCGTTGCGTGCGCAGGGCTATCAACCCTTTATTGATGCCCTGCGTAATACCATGCGCCACGCGGGGGCCATTCGTCTGGATCATGTGATGAGTCTGGCCAGACTATTTTGGGTACCGGTGGGGGCTCCGGCCACAGAGGGTGGTTATGTGCGCTATCCGGTAGAGGATCTGCTAGGGTTGGTAGCCTTAGAGAGCCAGCGCAACCAATGTACGGTGATTGGTGAGGCGCTGGGTACGGTACCTGAAGGGTTCCGGGAAAAGTTGGCTGAAAATGGTATTCTCTCCTACCGTTTGCTCTATTTTGAACGGGCTGAGGAGGGGCGTTTTCTACAGCCGCACGAATTTAATACCCGCTCGTTGGTTGCGGCGACCACCCATGATTTGCCAACCTTTAGCGGTTTTTGGGAAGGGGTGGATCTGGCGGTTAAAGAACAGCTGGATCTCTACCCCAATGAGGAAATGGCTGTGCGATTCCGTGGTGAGCGGGTGCATGATAAAATGAAGTTAAGGGAGGCGTTGCAGCAGGTGGGCATTCCCCTGACCGAGCAGTTTGAACAGGCCGATGCCACCCCCGAGTTGATCGAAGCGGTCTACCGTATGTTGGCCCGTACCCCAGCGCATTTGCTCATGGTACAGCTGGAGGATGTGTTGCAGCAAAAAGAGCAGGTTAACCTGCCTGGAACCGTTAATGAGCACCCCAATTGGCGCCGTAAATTGCCTGCGGATCTGGAAGCGTTGGTGCAAGATCCACGCTTTAAGGGCTTGACTAAAATGTTAAATAGCGAACGCCCACCCCTATAA
- the glgB gene encoding 1,4-alpha-glucan branching protein GlgB: MNQPLSEPMQRLVEARHHDPFELLGRHPDGKGGVLVRVYMPYAEQVRILERGTQQVLNMQRIDGSDFFEWQGQLEQVADDYRLMWKDKWGYEHLNRDPYAQLPMVSDFDLYLFNQGNHTQIQNFLGSHVMQDAHGAGVRFSVWAPNAERVSVVGDFNHWDGRCHPMRVLPNSGVWELFIPDLEPGGYYKFEVRDRLGVIHLKTDPMARQNQLRPETASVITPPSSFEWTDAAWLERRKDWDWQSAPISIYEMHPGSWQRGCEGEFLNYREMAHQLVPYLQELGFTHVELMPITEHPFDLSWGYQATGYFAPTRRFGRPDDFRYFVDYLHSHHIGVLLDWVPAHFPKDAHGLARFDGTPLYEHADPRLGEHLDWNTYIFNFGRNEVKSFLISSAMFWLNEFHLDGLRVDAVASMLYLDYSREEWIPNIYGGRENIEAVEFMRHLNSLVGRECPGALMIAEESTSWPSVTRPPENGGLGFHMKWNMGWMNDSLSYIAEDPIHRKYHHDKLTFSLYYAFSENFLLPFSHDEVVHGKGSMIGKMPGDEWQRFANLRALYLYQFTHPGKKLLFMGTEFGQGNEWNSTTVMEWSLLQYPLHSGMKQLVADLNHLYARLPALHKVDFSWQGFQWLDANDGEQSIAAYLRLDGETHVVVVINFTPVVRRNYRLGVPALSGYREVLNSDSSYYAGSNVGNGQALIMAEEKPWHEQSYSIELTLPPLGGVVLMPDQAE; the protein is encoded by the coding sequence ATGAATCAGCCCCTTTCTGAACCGATGCAACGTCTGGTTGAAGCGCGTCACCATGACCCCTTTGAACTACTAGGGCGGCATCCTGATGGCAAGGGTGGTGTGCTGGTCAGGGTCTATATGCCCTATGCCGAGCAGGTGCGCATTCTGGAGCGGGGTACCCAGCAGGTACTCAACATGCAGCGCATCGATGGCAGCGACTTTTTTGAGTGGCAAGGCCAGCTCGAACAGGTGGCCGACGACTATCGTTTGATGTGGAAAGATAAGTGGGGTTACGAACATCTTAACCGTGACCCCTACGCCCAGTTGCCCATGGTGAGTGATTTTGACCTCTATCTATTTAATCAGGGTAACCATACTCAGATTCAAAATTTCCTTGGCAGCCATGTCATGCAGGATGCCCATGGGGCAGGGGTGCGCTTTTCGGTTTGGGCACCCAACGCCGAGCGGGTCAGTGTGGTGGGGGACTTTAACCACTGGGATGGCCGCTGTCACCCCATGCGGGTGCTGCCCAACAGTGGGGTGTGGGAGCTGTTTATTCCTGACCTAGAGCCCGGCGGCTACTATAAATTTGAAGTGCGTGATCGCCTGGGTGTGATCCATCTTAAAACCGATCCCATGGCACGGCAGAACCAGTTACGCCCTGAGACCGCCTCGGTGATTACCCCACCATCTTCCTTTGAATGGACCGATGCCGCCTGGCTGGAGCGTCGTAAAGATTGGGACTGGCAGAGTGCCCCCATCTCCATTTACGAAATGCACCCTGGCTCCTGGCAGCGTGGCTGTGAGGGAGAGTTCCTAAACTATCGCGAGATGGCCCATCAACTGGTGCCCTATCTGCAAGAGTTGGGCTTTACCCATGTTGAGTTGATGCCCATTACCGAACACCCCTTTGATCTCTCTTGGGGCTATCAGGCAACCGGCTATTTTGCCCCCACCCGGCGCTTTGGCCGTCCCGACGATTTTCGCTACTTTGTGGACTATCTACACAGCCACCATATTGGGGTTTTGCTGGATTGGGTGCCAGCGCACTTTCCCAAAGATGCCCACGGTCTCGCCCGCTTTGATGGCACCCCCCTCTATGAACATGCCGATCCCCGCCTAGGTGAGCATCTGGACTGGAACACCTACATCTTCAATTTTGGTCGTAATGAGGTAAAAAGCTTCCTCATCTCCAGTGCCATGTTTTGGCTCAATGAGTTCCACCTGGATGGTCTGCGGGTGGATGCCGTGGCCTCCATGCTCTATCTGGATTATTCCCGTGAGGAGTGGATACCCAATATCTATGGGGGGCGTGAAAATATTGAGGCGGTCGAGTTCATGCGCCACCTTAACTCACTGGTGGGACGTGAGTGCCCCGGTGCGCTCATGATTGCTGAAGAGTCGACCTCCTGGCCCAGTGTAACCCGCCCACCCGAGAATGGTGGTCTGGGTTTTCATATGAAATGGAATATGGGTTGGATGAATGACTCGCTCAGTTACATCGCCGAGGATCCCATCCACCGCAAATACCACCATGACAAGTTGACCTTCAGCCTCTATTACGCCTTTAGCGAAAACTTTTTGTTGCCTTTCTCCCATGATGAGGTGGTCCACGGTAAGGGTTCCATGATCGGTAAAATGCCAGGGGATGAGTGGCAACGCTTTGCAAATCTGCGCGCGCTCTACCTCTATCAATTTACCCATCCGGGTAAAAAGCTGCTGTTCATGGGCACGGAATTTGGTCAGGGTAATGAGTGGAACTCGACCACGGTCATGGAGTGGTCCCTGCTACAATACCCCTTGCATAGCGGTATGAAGCAGTTGGTGGCCGATCTTAACCATCTTTATGCCCGCCTGCCCGCCTTGCACAAAGTGGATTTTAGCTGGCAAGGTTTCCAATGGTTAGATGCCAATGATGGGGAGCAATCCATTGCGGCCTACCTGCGTCTGGATGGCGAAACACATGTGGTGGTGGTGATCAACTTTACTCCAGTGGTGCGGCGTAACTATCGGTTGGGGGTTCCTGCGCTGAGTGGTTATCGCGAGGTGCTCAATAGCGACTCATCCTACTATGCCGGTTCTAACGTGGGTAATGGCCAAGCCTTGATTATGGCCGAAGAGAAACCCTGGCATGAGCAAAGCTACTCCATTGAGTTAACCCTACCGCCTTTGGGTGGGGTGGTGTTAATGCCCGATCAGGCAGAATAA
- a CDS encoding hydantoinase B/oxoprolinase family protein, with translation MGAAPTQGDASAVAWRFAVDRGGTFTDVVGIDPQGEMVPIKLLSESPLYADAAIEGMRRLLGLPAQAALPEAQIQWIRLGTTVATNALLERKGAAVGLLITQGFRDLLAIGDQRRPHLFELTIRQPEQIYQAVAEVPERMLADGTPALQPDGSVVREALNGFLAQGITAVAVVLLHAWCNPAHEEQVAQMAREMGFAQVTTSHAALAVIQITGRGQTTLVDAYLSPVLLHYARQLQRWTGAIPLHFMSSAGTLLPPAHFTGKDATLSGPAGGVLGVAHVAQQQGEAQVIGFDMGGTSTDVCHYAGNLERVLEVETAGIRYQAPMLHVETVAAGGGSLLRFDGRQLRVGPHSAGAEPGPACYGRGGPLAITDANLVLGRIQPDHMPKLFGPHGDAPLDGAAARAGFARLLAEIQQAGGQVSSVEALALGFIQVANESMCQPIRTLAIAQGLDLPQHALVAFGGAGGQHACGIARNLGMARVHLHPLAGLLSAYGIAHTPHRRTQVESLLLPLDGAGLAQTRERGDQWVAQLSKLLFAEGREQTSGVEATLRVAVRVVGSDATLTLPLEETVAAVQHAFAQAHRARFGFAPEAAPLEVVHLEVSVSLPAPRYARPKVTTRAVATRPPPMVPVWFSAAGPEMTPLYQRDELPVAQRVRGPALVVEANTVFVLEPGFSMQQDEQGMLQFSRVAEPQVAVPANPGEPAPSEGADPARLALFNHRFQYIATRMGETLARTAHSVNIKERRDFSCAIFDGAGRLVANAPHVPVHLGAMGESVRHLLAQVGNNLEAGDLYASNDPMCGGSHLPDITVMAPLFGAVQGEPPQFFVAARGHHADIGGTVPGSMPPFATSLVEEGVVLRQLRMVRAGVLQRQAIVEALSQGPYPARNISERMADLQAQMAACVAGLESLQQLCEQFGVAQVKFYMEQMRHSARYAMEQALEPFLAGAASRRYRFSDAMDDGSVVAVCIDLCRERGRVRAHIDFSGTAGCHSGNLNAPPAVTRAAVLYSMRLLIDEDIPLNDGCMEPISMVLPLGSMLNPQGSPAVSGGNVETSQRVVDVLLGALGVAAASQGTMNNLLFGRQDGQGGQYYETIGGGSGATAQGAGASGVQVHMTNTRMTDPEVMEHRFPWVQVLGFFRRSGSGGAGQQRGGDGLVRGLRFLQPVVLSLVSERRRLAPFGLHGGEAGRPGRQWIEHAQGQRVPLDGRAQVNLAAGQAIWIETPGGGGYGKPE, from the coding sequence GTGGGCGCTGCGCCAACACAAGGGGACGCATCGGCGGTAGCATGGCGCTTTGCCGTGGATCGTGGGGGTACCTTTACCGATGTGGTGGGCATCGACCCGCAGGGGGAGATGGTGCCCATCAAACTGCTCTCCGAATCGCCCCTCTATGCCGATGCCGCCATTGAGGGCATGCGTCGTTTGCTGGGCTTGCCCGCCCAAGCGGCCCTACCCGAGGCACAGATCCAATGGATACGCCTAGGCACCACCGTGGCCACCAATGCGCTGTTGGAGCGTAAAGGGGCCGCTGTTGGGCTGTTGATTACCCAAGGTTTTCGGGATTTGCTCGCCATAGGGGATCAGCGCCGCCCCCATCTGTTTGAGCTGACGATTCGCCAGCCTGAGCAGATCTATCAAGCGGTTGCTGAGGTGCCTGAGCGGATGTTGGCCGACGGCACGCCCGCGCTCCAACCCGATGGCTCGGTGGTACGTGAGGCTTTGAACGGTTTTTTGGCGCAAGGCATTACTGCGGTTGCGGTGGTCTTGCTGCATGCTTGGTGCAATCCCGCCCATGAAGAGCAGGTGGCCCAGATGGCTCGGGAGATGGGCTTTGCCCAAGTGACCACCTCCCATGCTGCCTTGGCGGTCATTCAAATCACCGGGCGCGGGCAGACCACGCTGGTGGATGCCTATCTCTCCCCGGTCTTGCTCCATTATGCCCGTCAATTACAGCGCTGGACGGGGGCGATTCCGCTGCATTTTATGAGCAGTGCCGGTACCCTGTTGCCGCCAGCGCATTTTACCGGTAAAGATGCCACCCTCTCTGGGCCGGCGGGTGGGGTGTTGGGGGTGGCCCATGTGGCGCAGCAGCAGGGTGAAGCGCAGGTGATTGGCTTCGATATGGGGGGGACCTCCACCGATGTTTGCCACTATGCCGGTAACCTGGAACGGGTGTTGGAGGTGGAGACGGCGGGCATCCGCTATCAAGCCCCTATGCTGCATGTGGAGACGGTGGCCGCCGGGGGTGGCTCGCTGTTGCGTTTTGATGGCCGCCAGTTACGGGTGGGGCCCCACTCGGCTGGGGCTGAGCCGGGACCGGCCTGCTATGGGCGGGGTGGCCCCTTGGCCATTACCGATGCCAATCTGGTTTTAGGGCGCATTCAGCCCGATCATATGCCCAAGCTGTTTGGCCCCCATGGCGATGCCCCCCTGGATGGCGCAGCGGCCCGAGCCGGTTTTGCGCGCTTATTGGCAGAGATCCAACAGGCGGGTGGGCAAGTGAGCTCGGTGGAGGCGCTGGCCTTGGGTTTTATTCAGGTTGCCAATGAGAGCATGTGCCAACCCATCCGTACCCTCGCCATTGCCCAGGGGTTGGATCTGCCCCAGCATGCCCTGGTGGCGTTTGGCGGGGCTGGTGGGCAGCACGCTTGTGGAATTGCCCGTAACCTGGGTATGGCACGGGTACATCTGCATCCACTGGCGGGGTTGTTGTCGGCCTATGGGATTGCCCACACCCCGCATCGACGCACCCAGGTAGAGAGTCTGCTACTACCCTTGGATGGCGCAGGTTTGGCACAGACTCGGGAACGGGGTGATCAGTGGGTGGCCCAGTTAAGTAAGCTGTTGTTTGCCGAGGGGCGGGAGCAGACCAGCGGGGTGGAGGCTACCCTGCGGGTAGCCGTGCGGGTGGTGGGCAGTGATGCCACCCTTACCCTGCCATTAGAGGAGACGGTGGCGGCGGTGCAGCACGCATTTGCCCAGGCGCATCGTGCGCGCTTTGGTTTTGCCCCAGAAGCGGCTCCGCTGGAGGTGGTGCATCTGGAGGTGTCGGTGAGCCTGCCGGCTCCGCGCTATGCACGGCCCAAAGTCACCACGCGGGCGGTTGCAACGCGGCCGCCGCCGATGGTGCCGGTCTGGTTTTCCGCAGCGGGGCCAGAAATGACTCCGCTCTATCAGCGGGATGAACTGCCGGTGGCGCAGCGTGTGCGGGGTCCGGCGCTGGTGGTGGAAGCGAACACGGTGTTTGTGTTAGAGCCTGGGTTTTCCATGCAGCAGGATGAGCAAGGCATGCTGCAATTTAGTCGTGTGGCCGAGCCTCAGGTGGCGGTCCCGGCAAATCCTGGCGAGCCCGCCCCCAGCGAGGGGGCTGATCCTGCCCGGTTGGCGCTATTTAACCACCGTTTTCAGTATATTGCCACCCGTATGGGAGAGACCTTGGCACGCACCGCCCACTCGGTCAACATCAAAGAACGGCGGGATTTTTCCTGTGCCATATTTGATGGGGCTGGGCGCTTGGTGGCCAATGCCCCCCATGTGCCGGTGCATCTAGGGGCGATGGGCGAGAGTGTGCGACACCTGCTGGCCCAGGTGGGGAACAACCTGGAAGCGGGGGATCTGTATGCCAGTAATGATCCCATGTGCGGGGGCTCGCATCTCCCGGATATTACCGTGATGGCCCCGCTGTTTGGGGCGGTCCAGGGAGAACCCCCCCAGTTTTTTGTGGCTGCCCGTGGGCACCATGCCGACATCGGCGGTACGGTACCCGGTTCAATGCCCCCCTTTGCCACAAGTTTGGTGGAGGAGGGGGTGGTGTTGCGCCAACTGCGCATGGTGCGTGCAGGGGTGTTACAGCGGCAGGCGATTGTGGAGGCACTGAGTCAAGGCCCCTATCCGGCCCGTAATATAAGTGAGCGCATGGCCGATCTACAGGCGCAGATGGCTGCCTGTGTGGCAGGGCTTGAGAGCTTGCAGCAGCTTTGCGAGCAATTTGGTGTCGCGCAGGTAAAGTTCTATATGGAGCAGATGCGCCACAGTGCCCGCTACGCCATGGAACAGGCCTTGGAACCCTTTTTGGCGGGTGCGGCGAGCCGTCGTTATCGCTTTAGCGATGCCATGGATGATGGTTCGGTGGTGGCGGTCTGTATTGATCTCTGCCGAGAGCGGGGGCGGGTGCGGGCGCATATTGATTTTAGCGGCACAGCGGGCTGTCATAGCGGGAACCTAAATGCGCCCCCGGCGGTGACACGGGCTGCGGTGCTGTATAGCATGCGACTGCTGATTGATGAGGATATTCCCCTGAATGATGGCTGTATGGAGCCCATAAGCATGGTGCTGCCCTTGGGGAGTATGCTTAATCCCCAAGGCAGCCCGGCGGTCTCGGGGGGGAATGTGGAGACCAGTCAGCGGGTGGTGGATGTGTTGTTGGGTGCCTTGGGGGTTGCGGCGGCTTCGCAGGGGACCATGAATAACCTGCTGTTTGGTCGTCAGGATGGGCAGGGTGGGCAATATTATGAAACCATCGGTGGGGGCAGTGGTGCCACCGCGCAAGGGGCGGGGGCCAGCGGGGTGCAGGTGCACATGACCAATACCCGTATGACCGATCCTGAGGTGATGGAGCATCGTTTTCCTTGGGTGCAGGTATTGGGTTTTTTCCGGCGTTCTGGCTCGGGTGGTGCGGGTCAACAGCGAGGGGGGGATGGGCTGGTGCGGGGCTTGCGTTTTTTGCAGCCGGTGGTGTTGTCGCTGGTGAGCGAGCGGCGTCGCTTGGCCCCGTTTGGCTTGCATGGGGGAGAGGCGGGTAGGCCGGGGCGGCAGTGGATTGAGCATGCCCAAGGCCAGCGCGTACCCTTGGATGGCCGCGCCCAGGTAAACTTGGCAGCGGGGCAGGCCATCTGGATTGAAACACCCGGTGGGGGGGGCTATGGTAAGCCAGAGTAA
- a CDS encoding glycogen synthase, with protein sequence MKILMVASECAPVAKVGGLGDVVHGLSRELHQRGHDVAVILPKYDCMRYDHIWDLAISYENLWVPWNGGVINCTIWFGHVDGLASYFIEPHAEEQFFNRGTYYGFWDDAHRFGFFSRAALEFMLKANLRPDIIHTHDWQTALIPVMLYEIYESLGLDRQRVCHTIHNFKHQGTTGRDLLYATGLHRADYFGDVHCMGDDFTPGAINHTKGAITYANFVTTVSPKHAFEARHSDQGYGLGHTLYRFQDKFGGILNGLDYDTWNPMTDPYLRVHYDRDTLERKSDNKQALRERLMLQQVYKPMVAYVGRLDTQKGVHLIRHALFRTLEMGGQFVLLGAASERGINDDFWHLKNDLNDNPDCHLEIGFDEALAHQIYAGVDLFVVPSLFEPCGLTQMIALRYGTVPVVRQVGGLADTVFDWNHSDLPLSKRNGFVFEEASFAGLESALDRGIALWKQDPHGFQMLMQAGMRYDYSWRLPVEHYLNIYRYIRC encoded by the coding sequence ATGAAGATCTTGATGGTGGCATCGGAGTGTGCCCCGGTCGCTAAAGTGGGTGGGCTGGGGGATGTGGTGCATGGGCTGAGTCGTGAGTTGCACCAGCGTGGTCACGATGTTGCGGTTATTTTACCCAAGTACGACTGTATGCGTTATGATCATATCTGGGATCTGGCCATTAGCTATGAAAATTTGTGGGTGCCCTGGAACGGTGGGGTGATCAACTGCACCATCTGGTTTGGTCATGTGGATGGTTTGGCGAGCTACTTTATTGAACCCCATGCAGAAGAGCAGTTTTTTAACCGGGGTACCTACTACGGGTTTTGGGACGACGCCCACCGTTTTGGCTTTTTCTCTCGGGCGGCGCTGGAGTTTATGCTTAAGGCTAATCTGCGCCCAGACATCATCCATACCCATGATTGGCAGACGGCGTTGATCCCCGTTATGCTTTATGAAATCTATGAATCTCTAGGATTGGATCGACAACGGGTGTGTCACACCATCCATAATTTTAAACACCAGGGCACCACAGGACGGGATCTCCTGTATGCCACAGGGCTGCACCGTGCCGACTATTTTGGGGATGTTCACTGTATGGGGGATGATTTCACCCCTGGGGCCATCAACCATACCAAAGGGGCGATAACCTACGCCAATTTTGTCACCACGGTTTCGCCCAAGCATGCCTTTGAAGCCCGCCACAGCGACCAAGGCTATGGATTGGGACACACCCTCTACCGTTTTCAGGATAAATTTGGCGGTATCCTGAACGGTTTGGATTATGACACCTGGAACCCCATGACCGACCCCTATCTTAGGGTCCACTATGATCGCGATACGTTGGAACGCAAGAGCGACAATAAACAGGCTCTGCGTGAACGGCTGATGCTACAACAGGTGTATAAACCCATGGTCGCCTATGTGGGGCGCTTGGATACCCAAAAAGGGGTGCATCTCATCCGTCATGCGCTGTTCCGCACCTTGGAGATGGGCGGGCAGTTTGTGCTGCTTGGGGCGGCCTCGGAACGGGGTATAAACGACGATTTTTGGCATTTAAAAAACGATCTTAATGACAATCCCGACTGTCATTTGGAAATTGGGTTTGATGAAGCTTTGGCCCATCAAATCTATGCTGGGGTCGATCTGTTTGTGGTGCCCAGCCTGTTTGAACCGTGCGGTCTCACCCAAATGATCGCGCTACGCTACGGTACGGTACCGGTGGTGCGTCAAGTCGGGGGATTGGCCGATACCGTTTTTGATTGGAACCATAGTGATCTGCCACTCTCCAAGCGCAATGGCTTTGTGTTTGAAGAGGCCTCCTTTGCGGGGTTAGAATCCGCACTGGATCGAGGGATTGCGTTGTGGAAACAGGATCCCCATGGGTTCCAAATGCTTATGCAGGCGGGTATGCGCTACGATTATTCGTGGCGGTTGCCCGTGGAACACTATCTGAACATCTACCGCTACATCCGCTGTTGA